In one Umezawaea sp. Da 62-37 genomic region, the following are encoded:
- a CDS encoding ferredoxin, producing MSALRVDPIACRAHGLCAELLPEAIDLDEWGYPVLRGGELPAGLLADARRAATACPALALRITTGR from the coding sequence ATGAGCGCGTTGCGGGTCGACCCGATCGCCTGCCGGGCGCACGGTCTGTGCGCGGAACTGCTGCCGGAGGCGATCGACCTGGACGAGTGGGGCTATCCGGTGCTCCGAGGCGGTGAACTGCCCGCGGGGCTGCTCGCGGACGCGCGGCGCGCGGCAACGGCGTGCCCGGCGTTGGCGCTGCGGATCACCACCGGGCGCTGA
- a CDS encoding EF-hand domain-containing protein, with protein MASEFQRRKIAVVFAAMDTDGDGFLTESDFAELTMRWTELRRAAPGTRDHARLSSIMMGWWHTLLEASDLDRDNKVTIEEVLYVVERLPTMLDVVTDTARTMFEAIDENADNEITAGEYRQLIEAWTGIRTDTDEVFDRLDLDGDGRLTEDEFALLWAEFWAGDDPSAPGTWVFGDFDLPSSDSLLPASLSRH; from the coding sequence ATGGCCAGTGAGTTCCAAAGACGCAAGATCGCGGTCGTGTTCGCCGCGATGGACACCGATGGCGACGGGTTCCTGACGGAGTCCGACTTCGCCGAGCTGACGATGAGGTGGACGGAACTGCGCAGGGCGGCTCCTGGCACCCGCGACCACGCGCGGCTGTCGTCGATCATGATGGGCTGGTGGCACACGCTGCTCGAGGCGTCGGACCTGGACCGCGACAACAAGGTCACCATCGAGGAGGTGCTGTACGTCGTCGAGCGCCTGCCGACCATGCTCGACGTCGTCACGGACACCGCGCGCACCATGTTCGAGGCCATCGACGAGAACGCGGACAACGAGATCACCGCGGGGGAGTACCGGCAGCTCATCGAGGCGTGGACCGGCATCCGCACGGACACCGACGAGGTTTTCGACCGCTTGGACCTCGACGGCGACGGCCGCCTGACCGAGGACGAGTTCGCCCTGCTCTGGGCCGAGTTCTGGGCCGGTGACGACCCGTCCGCGCCGGGCACCTGGGTCTTCGGCGACTTCGACCTGCCGTCGTCCGACTCGCTGCTCCCCGCCAGTCTCAGCAGGCACTGA
- a CDS encoding ABC transporter ATP-binding protein, which produces MTSPLLVLDGVSVTFGIPAATEVSYSVAAGEVVAVVGESGSGKTVTAMSLLGLLPGTAAVTGRALLAGRDLLTLPAGELRAVRGGEVGMVFQEPMTALNPVFRIGDQLAEVVRAHRECTAAQAKQRTAELLALVGLPATARRKYPHEMSGGQLQRVVIAMAVANEPSLLIADEPTTALDVTVQAEILQLLRDLRGRLGAAVLLITHDMGVVADLADRVVVMHDGLVVEQGPVAEIFQAPRHEYTRQLLAAVVSLSTPPPAGLPDATEVSPGVVARGAHVAVTEPTRSVPDLPGDDPVLTLAGLSVSYDRFRAVDDVSLHVSRGEVLGLVGESGSGKSSIAGAITGLTAASGGVISLVGKDITKLRGRELKRARGRIGMVFQDPASSLNPRATIASSIARPLLLHGSLRGAELTRKVDELLDAVQLSTSLRERYPHELSGGQRQRVGIARAIALDPELLIADEPTSALDVSVQARILDLFRSLQSELRFACLFISHDLAVVERLADRVAVLHDGRVVELGPSRDVLTEALHPYTRRLLAAAPVADPELQRARREAWLALVHAE; this is translated from the coding sequence GTGACCTCGCCCCTGCTCGTCCTCGACGGCGTCTCGGTGACGTTCGGGATCCCCGCGGCCACGGAGGTCAGCTACTCCGTGGCCGCGGGGGAGGTCGTGGCCGTCGTCGGCGAGTCGGGTTCCGGCAAGACGGTGACCGCGATGTCGTTGCTGGGCCTGCTGCCCGGCACGGCCGCGGTCACCGGCCGGGCCCTGCTCGCCGGGCGCGACCTGCTCACGCTGCCCGCGGGCGAGTTGCGGGCGGTGCGCGGCGGTGAGGTCGGCATGGTGTTCCAGGAGCCGATGACCGCGCTCAACCCGGTGTTCCGGATCGGCGACCAGCTCGCCGAGGTCGTCCGCGCGCACCGGGAGTGCACCGCGGCGCAGGCGAAGCAGCGCACGGCCGAACTGCTGGCCCTCGTGGGTCTGCCCGCGACCGCCCGGCGGAAGTACCCGCACGAGATGTCCGGCGGCCAGCTCCAGCGGGTCGTGATCGCGATGGCGGTCGCGAACGAGCCGTCGCTGCTGATCGCCGACGAGCCGACCACGGCGCTCGACGTGACCGTGCAGGCCGAGATCCTCCAGCTGCTGCGGGACCTGCGCGGCAGGCTGGGCGCGGCGGTCCTGCTCATCACGCACGACATGGGCGTGGTCGCGGACCTGGCCGACCGGGTCGTCGTGATGCACGACGGCCTGGTGGTCGAACAGGGTCCCGTCGCCGAGATCTTCCAGGCGCCGCGGCACGAGTACACCAGGCAGCTGCTGGCCGCCGTGGTCTCGCTGAGCACGCCTCCGCCCGCGGGTCTACCCGACGCCACCGAGGTGTCGCCGGGTGTCGTGGCGCGCGGGGCGCACGTGGCGGTGACCGAGCCGACGCGGTCCGTGCCGGACTTGCCCGGTGACGACCCGGTGCTCACCCTGGCCGGGCTTTCGGTGTCCTACGACCGTTTCCGGGCGGTCGACGACGTCAGTCTGCACGTCTCCCGAGGCGAAGTCCTCGGCCTCGTCGGGGAATCGGGGTCCGGCAAGAGCAGCATCGCGGGCGCGATCACCGGGCTCACCGCGGCGAGCGGCGGCGTGATCAGCCTGGTGGGCAAGGACATCACGAAGCTCCGCGGCCGGGAGCTCAAGCGGGCGCGCGGCCGGATCGGGATGGTGTTCCAGGACCCCGCTTCCTCGCTGAACCCGCGCGCCACGATCGCGAGCAGCATCGCGCGCCCGTTGCTGCTGCACGGTTCCCTGCGCGGCGCCGAACTCACCCGCAAGGTCGACGAGCTGCTCGACGCGGTCCAGCTGTCGACGTCGTTGCGCGAGCGGTACCCGCACGAGCTGTCCGGCGGGCAGCGGCAGCGGGTCGGCATCGCGCGGGCGATCGCGCTGGACCCCGAGCTGCTGATCGCCGACGAGCCGACCAGCGCGCTCGACGTCTCGGTGCAGGCCAGGATCCTGGACCTGTTCCGCTCGTTGCAGTCCGAACTCCGGTTCGCCTGCCTGTTCATCAGCCACGACCTCGCGGTCGTCGAACGGCTGGCCGACCGGGTCGCCGTGCTGCACGACGGCCGGGTCGTGGAACTGGGTCCGTCCCGCGACGTGCTCACCGAGGCCCTGCACCCCTACACCCGCAGGCTGCTCGCCGCCGCGCCCGTCGCCGATCCCGAGCTGCAACGCGCGCGCCGCGAGGCGTGGCTGGCACTCGTGCACGCGGAGTAA
- a CDS encoding ABC transporter substrate-binding protein — protein MQAKKLVSVIAALGVLAACGANDPKTTGAEQSKAEQGGTLRILNEGQTLNYDPAKSGSLPITSLGYVHRRLTGWLNAEGKQVEVVPDLADTGKASDGGKTWTFTLKDGQKFSDGTPIRSKDVKWGVERTYAPAFSGGLAYHKQLLVGGADYRGPFEGKGLDSIETPDDKTIIFHLVRAYGDWPWIASTPAFAPVPEGKGAEADYNEHPVASGPYQLSEYQRGVKATLTRNPNWDKGSDEIRGGLPDQIVFQLGQDASVVSQRLVADSGDDKEAFGSSFASPAQLAQLQGNASAKQRLVTSKTGALAYLALNTQKLTNPKVRQAFQYAVDKTSYQIATAGSAQLAGDTASTLITQGIAGREQFDLYQTQPSGDPEKAKQLLAEGGFPNGLENLDFVVSKSNDGPSKAQAIQASLAKANIKVNIRVLDADAYEAETNLAKDAVYDLTLSSWQPDFPSANANIQPLFASSEIGNGGYNISRYSNPDVDKLIEAAQSEVDPAAAGRKWVELDKKIMADSPVVPLIYTRNSFLHGSKVANFFIADFPSYPNYLQAGITK, from the coding sequence ATGCAAGCGAAGAAGCTGGTTTCCGTGATCGCGGCACTGGGCGTGCTCGCCGCGTGCGGTGCGAACGACCCCAAGACGACGGGAGCCGAGCAGTCCAAGGCCGAGCAGGGCGGCACGCTGCGCATCCTCAACGAGGGCCAGACGCTGAACTACGACCCGGCCAAGAGCGGCAGCCTGCCGATCACCTCGCTCGGCTACGTGCACCGCAGGCTCACCGGCTGGCTCAACGCCGAGGGCAAGCAGGTCGAGGTCGTCCCGGACCTCGCCGACACCGGCAAGGCCAGTGACGGCGGCAAGACCTGGACGTTCACCCTCAAGGACGGGCAGAAGTTCAGCGACGGCACGCCCATCCGCTCCAAGGACGTCAAGTGGGGCGTCGAGCGGACCTACGCGCCCGCGTTCTCCGGCGGTCTGGCCTACCACAAGCAACTCCTCGTCGGCGGCGCCGACTACCGGGGGCCGTTCGAGGGCAAGGGGCTCGACTCCATCGAGACCCCGGACGACAAGACGATCATCTTCCACCTGGTCCGCGCGTACGGCGACTGGCCGTGGATCGCGAGCACCCCGGCGTTCGCGCCGGTGCCCGAGGGCAAGGGCGCCGAGGCCGACTACAACGAGCACCCGGTCGCGTCCGGGCCCTACCAGCTCTCCGAGTACCAGCGCGGGGTCAAGGCCACGCTGACCCGCAACCCCAACTGGGACAAGGGCAGCGACGAGATCCGCGGCGGCCTGCCGGACCAGATCGTGTTCCAGCTCGGCCAGGACGCCTCCGTCGTCTCGCAGCGGCTCGTCGCGGACAGCGGTGACGACAAGGAGGCGTTCGGCTCCTCGTTCGCCTCGCCCGCGCAGCTCGCCCAGTTGCAGGGCAACGCCTCCGCGAAGCAGCGGCTCGTCACCTCCAAGACCGGCGCGCTCGCCTACCTGGCGCTCAACACCCAGAAGCTGACGAACCCCAAGGTGCGCCAGGCCTTCCAGTACGCGGTCGACAAGACCTCCTACCAGATCGCCACCGCGGGCAGCGCGCAGCTCGCGGGCGACACCGCCAGCACGCTGATCACCCAGGGCATCGCCGGTCGCGAGCAGTTCGACCTCTACCAGACGCAGCCGTCGGGCGACCCGGAGAAGGCCAAGCAGCTGCTCGCCGAGGGCGGTTTCCCGAACGGGCTGGAGAACCTGGACTTCGTGGTCTCCAAGAGCAACGACGGGCCGTCGAAGGCGCAGGCCATCCAGGCGTCGCTGGCCAAGGCGAACATCAAGGTGAACATCCGCGTGCTGGACGCCGACGCGTACGAGGCGGAGACGAACCTCGCCAAGGACGCCGTCTACGACCTCACGCTCTCCTCGTGGCAGCCCGACTTCCCCAGCGCCAACGCGAACATCCAGCCCCTGTTCGCCTCGTCGGAGATCGGCAACGGCGGGTACAACATCTCCCGCTACAGCAACCCCGACGTGGACAAGCTGATCGAGGCCGCGCAGAGCGAGGTCGACCCGGCCGCCGCCGGCAGGAAGTGGGTGGAGCTGGACAAGAAGATCATGGCCGACTCGCCCGTCGTGCCGCTGATCTACACCCGCAACTCGTTCCTGCACGGCTCCAAGGTGGCGAACTTCTTCATCGCCGACTTCCCGTCCTACCCGAACTACCTCCAGGCCGGTATCACCAAGTGA
- a CDS encoding ABC transporter permease: MRALRFAAARLVGTLLVLLVVVFITYIVFYLVPSDPAQLSCGRPCTEQNLALAREFMGMDDPWWRQFLDFLGGIATGRTFGVGATSIHCAAPCFGYSFQQNTDVVVLITERLPVTFSLGLGAALIWLVAGVGAGVFAALRRGSAWDRITLAGSVAGVSAPVYLVGLLGILVLGFTLDVIPVGGYVPFAESPVDWAWHLVLPWLVLAFSHAAVYIRLTRSQMLETLGEDYIRTARANGLRESKVIGKHALRNVMLPIVTVFGLDLGTLLGGAVITERVFSLPGLGGLLIDAVTQRDLPLLLGCTLFAAFLIVLANVLVDLCYGVLDPRARLT; encoded by the coding sequence ATGCGCGCGCTCCGGTTCGCCGCGGCCCGACTGGTCGGCACCCTACTGGTGCTGCTCGTCGTGGTGTTCATCACCTACATCGTGTTCTACCTCGTCCCCTCGGACCCGGCGCAGCTGTCCTGCGGCCGCCCGTGCACGGAGCAGAACCTCGCGCTGGCGAGGGAGTTCATGGGCATGGACGACCCGTGGTGGCGGCAGTTCCTCGACTTCCTCGGCGGCATCGCCACCGGCCGGACGTTCGGCGTCGGCGCGACCTCGATCCACTGCGCGGCACCGTGCTTCGGCTACTCGTTCCAGCAGAACACCGACGTCGTGGTGCTCATCACCGAGCGCCTGCCGGTCACGTTCTCCCTCGGCCTCGGCGCGGCGCTGATCTGGCTCGTCGCGGGCGTCGGCGCGGGTGTGTTCGCCGCGCTGCGCCGCGGCTCGGCGTGGGACCGGATCACGCTGGCGGGCTCGGTCGCGGGGGTGTCGGCGCCGGTCTACCTGGTCGGGCTGCTGGGCATCCTGGTGCTGGGGTTCACCCTCGACGTCATCCCGGTCGGCGGCTACGTGCCGTTCGCCGAGAGCCCGGTGGACTGGGCGTGGCACCTGGTGCTGCCGTGGCTGGTGCTGGCGTTCTCGCACGCGGCCGTCTACATCCGGCTGACCAGGTCCCAGATGCTCGAGACGCTGGGGGAGGACTACATCCGCACGGCCCGCGCCAACGGGCTGCGCGAGTCGAAGGTCATCGGCAAGCACGCGCTGCGCAACGTGATGCTGCCGATCGTCACCGTCTTCGGCCTCGACCTCGGCACGCTGCTGGGCGGCGCGGTGATCACCGAGCGGGTGTTCAGCCTGCCGGGCCTGGGCGGCCTGCTGATCGACGCCGTGACCCAGCGGGACCTGCCGCTGCTGCTGGGCTGCACGCTGTTCGCTGCCTTCCTGATCGTGCTGGCCAACGTGCTGGTCGACCTCTGCTACGGCGTGCTCGACCCACGAGCCCGCCTCACCTGA
- a CDS encoding ABC transporter permease: MLRRDHWAFAGAVTIAVLGVAAIAADLLTAIEGQDPYSYSTEALDPETGGPAGALGGVSGSHWFGVEPLTGRDLFAIVVHGARTSFLIGLAATAVSVLIGVLIGAAAGYRGGWFDRIVTWTADVFLGFPYLVFMIALGAVVPSSVSRPLLLILVIGFFGWPSIARIVRSQVLTLKKRNFVSAARILGASPWQVFRSELLPNLWAPVIVLGTLSIPGKIGLEAALSFLGVGIPPPTPSWGRAISTAVDWVSTDPMFLFFPGGALFLATWAFTVFGDGLRDALDPKTDVRR; encoded by the coding sequence ATGCTGCGCAGGGATCACTGGGCCTTCGCCGGTGCGGTGACCATCGCCGTGCTCGGGGTCGCGGCGATCGCCGCGGACCTGCTGACCGCCATCGAGGGCCAGGACCCGTACAGCTACAGCACGGAGGCGCTCGACCCGGAAACCGGTGGTCCGGCGGGTGCGCTGGGCGGGGTGAGCGGGTCGCACTGGTTCGGGGTGGAGCCCCTGACCGGGCGTGACCTGTTCGCGATCGTGGTGCACGGGGCGCGGACGTCGTTCCTGATCGGGTTGGCGGCGACGGCGGTGTCGGTGCTGATCGGAGTGCTGATCGGGGCCGCCGCCGGGTACCGCGGTGGCTGGTTCGACCGGATCGTGACGTGGACGGCGGACGTGTTCCTCGGGTTCCCGTACCTGGTGTTCATGATCGCGCTGGGCGCCGTGGTGCCGAGCAGCGTGTCGCGGCCGTTGCTGCTGATCCTGGTCATCGGGTTCTTCGGGTGGCCGTCGATCGCGCGCATCGTGCGGTCGCAGGTGCTGACGTTGAAGAAGCGGAACTTCGTGTCGGCGGCGCGGATCCTCGGGGCGAGCCCGTGGCAGGTGTTCCGGTCCGAGCTGCTGCCGAACCTGTGGGCGCCGGTGATCGTGCTGGGAACGCTGTCCATCCCCGGCAAGATCGGCCTGGAGGCGGCGTTGTCGTTCCTCGGCGTCGGCATTCCGCCACCCACGCCGAGTTGGGGTCGGGCGATCAGCACGGCGGTGGACTGGGTGTCGACCGACCCGATGTTCCTGTTCTTCCCCGGCGGCGCGCTGTTCCTGGCGACGTGGGCGTTCACCGTGTTCGGCGACGGTCTGCGCGACGCGCTCGACCCCAAGACGGACGTGCGGCGCTGA